The following proteins are encoded in a genomic region of Serinus canaria isolate serCan28SL12 chromosome 15, serCan2020, whole genome shotgun sequence:
- the HSCB gene encoding iron-sulfur cluster co-chaperone protein HscB isoform X1: MRAALRARLGWARLALRGAALGRAPGPPCWSCGAPLPSSDGPPHFCPGCQALQPPAPRPDLFRLMDCDRSFRVDPGQLQQRFRILQRAVHPDRFGQRPPKEQYYSEQHSSLINKAYQTLLNPLSRGLYLLELSGVEPAKETDCDADSAFLMEIMEINEKLAESKTKNNLEEVETSIKVKQEELTREVTAAFERDDLQEAKKLLGKMKYFANLEDKLKAKKVPS, translated from the exons ATGCGGGCGGCGCTGCGGGCGCGGCTCGGGTGGGCGCGCCTGGCGCTCCGCGGGGCCGCGCTGGGCCGCGCCCCGGGGCCGCCGTGCTGGAGCTGCGGCGCTCCGCTCCCCAGCAGCGATGGGCCGCCCCACTTCTGCCCTGGttgccaggctctgcagccgCCGGCGCCGCGGCCTGATCTTTTCCGCCTGATGGACTG CGACCGCTCCTTCCGCGTCGACccggggcagctgcagcagcggTTCCGGATCCTGCAGCGCGCCGTGCACCCCGACCGCTTCGGCCAGAGGCCGCCG AAAGAGCAGTACTACTCTGAGCAACACTCTTCCCTGATCAACAAGGCCTACCAGACTCTGCTGAACCCTCTGAGCCGAGGCCTCTATCTA ctggagctgagtgGAGTGGAGCCAGCAAAAGAGACAGACTGTGATGCAGACTCTGCGTTCCTTATGGAAATCATGGAAATTAATGAGAAATTAGCAGAGTCCAAAACCAAGAATAACCTTGAAGAAGTTGAAACTTCCATTAAAG TTAAACAAGAAGAACTGACCAGGGAGGTGACTGCAGCTTTTGAAAGAG ATGATCTTCAAGAAGCCAAGAAACTGCTAggaaaaatgaagtattttgcCAACTTAGAAGATAAACTAAAGGCCAAGAAGGTCCCTTCCTGA
- the HSCB gene encoding iron-sulfur cluster co-chaperone protein HscB isoform X2, whose product MRAALRARLGWARLALRGAALGRAPGPPCWSCGAPLPSSDGPPHFCPGCQALQPPAPRPDLFRLMDCDRSFRVDPGQLQQRFRILQRAVHPDRFGQRPPLELSGVEPAKETDCDADSAFLMEIMEINEKLAESKTKNNLEEVETSIKVKQEELTREVTAAFERDDLQEAKKLLGKMKYFANLEDKLKAKKVPS is encoded by the exons ATGCGGGCGGCGCTGCGGGCGCGGCTCGGGTGGGCGCGCCTGGCGCTCCGCGGGGCCGCGCTGGGCCGCGCCCCGGGGCCGCCGTGCTGGAGCTGCGGCGCTCCGCTCCCCAGCAGCGATGGGCCGCCCCACTTCTGCCCTGGttgccaggctctgcagccgCCGGCGCCGCGGCCTGATCTTTTCCGCCTGATGGACTG CGACCGCTCCTTCCGCGTCGACccggggcagctgcagcagcggTTCCGGATCCTGCAGCGCGCCGTGCACCCCGACCGCTTCGGCCAGAGGCCGCCG ctggagctgagtgGAGTGGAGCCAGCAAAAGAGACAGACTGTGATGCAGACTCTGCGTTCCTTATGGAAATCATGGAAATTAATGAGAAATTAGCAGAGTCCAAAACCAAGAATAACCTTGAAGAAGTTGAAACTTCCATTAAAG TTAAACAAGAAGAACTGACCAGGGAGGTGACTGCAGCTTTTGAAAGAG ATGATCTTCAAGAAGCCAAGAAACTGCTAggaaaaatgaagtattttgcCAACTTAGAAGATAAACTAAAGGCCAAGAAGGTCCCTTCCTGA